A portion of the Ignavibacteria bacterium genome contains these proteins:
- the metG gene encoding methionine--tRNA ligase, producing MKKFERTIVTAALPYANGPIHLGHLAGAYLPADIYVRFKRLKCEDIIFICGSDEHGVPITITAEQEKIKPQQVVDRYHIQNKKAFEDFGMSFDNYSRTSLPIHHETAQEYFLKLYNNKILTEKKEKQYFDEKVKMFLPDRYLLGTCPVCKSEEARGDQCESCGSFLNPTELINPRSKITGEAPVLRETSHFYFPLGDYQARLEKYIQLKDEQENWKENVLNYCKSWFNDGLQDRAVTRDLDWGVKVPIETYNEKVLYVWFEAVLGYISSTKEWCQAKGEPELWKKYWQNEDTKYIAFIGKDNVVFHCIVFPAMLMAWNDNDGEKYIMPDNVPANEFLNYEGLKFSKSRGWGIDLQEYLKSFQPDSLRYYLASNLPENRDTDFYWKDFQAKNNNELADILGNYVNRTLTFTQKHFNSEVPAASNLSEIDTNMLNALAGYIERVNYNFERIKIKDALNEIMNLARAANKFFNDSEPWKTVKADKEKCAATLYVSLQIIRTLAILLSPILPFTTKKIFTLLNVADKNLRIWESAGEAKLEAGHKINPPEIIIKKIEESEIQPFLPKDESSKEKGNEISMDEFKRIEIRVAKVLSCEKVNKSKKLLKLKVDIGFEQRQVIAGLAEFYEAKEMIDRRVLIVSNLQKANLMNEISEGMILAVEDENKKLKLVEVPESLPLGAQLR from the coding sequence TTGAAGAAATTCGAGAGAACAATAGTAACTGCTGCGCTTCCATATGCAAATGGGCCTATACATCTTGGGCACTTAGCAGGTGCATATTTACCTGCTGATATCTATGTTAGATTTAAAAGACTAAAGTGTGAAGATATAATATTTATCTGCGGTTCTGATGAACATGGCGTACCCATCACAATCACGGCTGAACAAGAAAAAATAAAACCGCAGCAAGTAGTTGATCGATACCATATTCAAAATAAAAAAGCATTTGAAGATTTCGGAATGAGTTTCGATAATTATTCTCGGACTTCACTCCCAATTCACCATGAAACCGCCCAGGAATATTTCTTAAAATTATACAATAATAAAATACTCACGGAGAAAAAAGAGAAGCAGTACTTTGATGAAAAAGTTAAGATGTTTTTACCTGATAGATATCTCTTAGGAACTTGTCCTGTGTGTAAAAGCGAGGAAGCTCGGGGTGATCAATGTGAAAGCTGCGGAAGTTTTTTAAATCCAACCGAATTAATTAATCCAAGAAGTAAAATTACAGGGGAGGCACCTGTACTTCGTGAAACCTCTCATTTTTATTTTCCATTGGGTGATTATCAAGCACGTCTTGAAAAATACATTCAGTTGAAAGATGAGCAAGAAAATTGGAAAGAAAATGTTCTCAACTACTGCAAAAGCTGGTTCAATGATGGACTTCAAGATCGAGCAGTTACGAGGGATTTGGATTGGGGAGTGAAAGTTCCTATAGAAACATATAATGAAAAGGTCCTCTACGTCTGGTTCGAAGCTGTTCTCGGATATATCTCTTCAACAAAGGAATGGTGTCAAGCAAAAGGAGAACCAGAACTTTGGAAAAAGTACTGGCAAAATGAGGATACAAAGTACATTGCGTTTATTGGTAAAGATAACGTAGTCTTTCATTGCATTGTTTTTCCTGCGATGCTAATGGCATGGAATGATAATGATGGAGAAAAATATATCATGCCCGATAACGTTCCGGCAAATGAATTCTTAAATTACGAGGGACTTAAATTTTCAAAAAGCCGCGGATGGGGAATCGATTTGCAGGAATATCTTAAGAGTTTTCAGCCGGATTCGCTGAGGTATTACCTGGCTTCTAATTTACCCGAAAATCGTGATACCGATTTCTATTGGAAAGATTTCCAAGCAAAAAATAATAATGAACTTGCCGACATACTTGGAAATTATGTTAACCGCACTTTGACGTTTACTCAGAAACATTTTAATTCTGAAGTACCTGCTGCGAGCAATCTATCTGAGATCGATACGAATATGTTAAATGCACTTGCTGGTTACATAGAAAGAGTCAATTACAATTTTGAAAGAATAAAGATAAAAGATGCACTCAATGAGATCATGAATCTCGCTCGTGCGGCGAATAAATTTTTTAATGATAGTGAACCTTGGAAGACAGTAAAAGCCGATAAAGAAAAATGTGCAGCAACGCTTTACGTATCACTTCAAATTATTCGTACACTAGCAATACTTCTTTCGCCTATTCTGCCATTCACAACCAAGAAAATTTTCACTCTCTTAAATGTGGCAGATAAAAATTTAAGGATCTGGGAAAGTGCTGGTGAGGCAAAATTAGAAGCTGGTCATAAGATAAATCCACCTGAAATAATCATCAAAAAAATTGAGGAGAGTGAAATTCAGCCATTTCTTCCAAAAGACGAATCCTCAAAAGAAAAAGGAAACGAAATCTCCATGGATGAGTTTAAGCGGATTGAAATCCGTGTTGCCAAGGTTTTAAGCTGTGAAAAAGTAAATAAGTCTAAAAAATTATTAAAATTAAAAGTGGATATTGGATTTGAACAGCGTCAAGTAATTGCCGGACTGGCAGAATTTTATGAAGCAAAAGAAATGATTGACAGAAGAGTATTAATCGTATCAAATTTGCAAAAGGCAAATTTAATGAATGAAATTTCCGAGGGAATGATACTAGCTGTAGAGGATGAAAACAAAAAATTAAAATTAGTCGAAGTTCCGGAATCATTACCTCTTGGTGCTCAGTTGAGGTAG
- a CDS encoding parvulin peptidyl-prolyl isomerase gives MKRLIVLIIFYSSLTFAQEVLDKIVAVVDDEYILQSELDFQTQLTAYQRRLNPNDPTLKKNVLNSMIEEKLILAQAQIDSVNVSEEEVSRQLEYQIDMFIEQYGSKENFEKVYNRPLEKIKRELRDEVKNNLLIQKVQGQRFASMEISRFEVEEFFNSYKDSLGKVPEEVKLSQIFISPKISELDRERVKNRVEKIIDSIKSGIDFGELAKRNSEDPATAKDGGDLGFVKRGLFFKEFEESAFTLNEGEVSGPVETPLGFHIIKLLERRGESVRVHHILLKVQLSQEMDETVKSKLKIIADSIRNGVGSFADFARKYSEDKASAQFGGEMGTLQVTELETDMRNVVAKLSEGEISEPRKLTLAQNQYGYQVILLEKRIPEHFPNLDQDFEKLSQIALFNKKQKIYTDWIEQLKKLVYWEVRI, from the coding sequence ATGAAAAGACTAATCGTATTAATTATTTTTTATTCCTCATTAACATTTGCTCAGGAAGTACTTGATAAGATTGTCGCGGTTGTTGATGATGAATACATCCTTCAGAGCGAGCTTGATTTTCAAACTCAACTAACAGCATATCAACGACGATTGAACCCAAATGATCCAACTTTGAAGAAGAACGTGCTCAATTCAATGATAGAAGAAAAGTTGATACTTGCTCAAGCTCAAATCGATAGCGTGAACGTTTCCGAAGAAGAAGTCAGTAGACAGCTTGAGTACCAGATTGATATGTTCATCGAACAGTATGGTTCAAAAGAAAATTTTGAAAAAGTGTACAATCGCCCGCTTGAAAAAATTAAAAGAGAACTCCGAGATGAGGTAAAGAATAATCTGTTAATCCAAAAAGTGCAAGGGCAGCGTTTTGCATCGATGGAAATTAGTCGGTTCGAGGTCGAAGAATTTTTTAATTCGTATAAAGACAGTCTTGGCAAAGTGCCTGAGGAAGTCAAACTCTCGCAGATATTTATCTCCCCAAAAATTTCAGAATTAGATAGAGAGAGAGTAAAAAATAGAGTGGAAAAAATAATTGACTCAATCAAATCTGGAATTGATTTCGGGGAACTTGCAAAACGTAATTCAGAAGATCCAGCCACGGCGAAAGATGGAGGTGATCTTGGATTTGTAAAAAGAGGATTGTTTTTCAAGGAGTTTGAAGAATCGGCATTCACCTTAAATGAGGGAGAAGTTTCCGGCCCGGTCGAAACTCCACTTGGATTTCATATAATTAAATTATTGGAAAGACGCGGAGAGTCAGTTCGAGTTCATCATATTTTGTTAAAAGTTCAGCTAAGTCAGGAAATGGATGAAACCGTAAAATCAAAGTTAAAAATTATTGCCGACAGTATTCGTAATGGAGTCGGTTCTTTCGCAGATTTTGCCCGGAAATATTCTGAAGATAAAGCTTCAGCACAGTTTGGCGGGGAGATGGGCACTCTTCAGGTTACAGAATTAGAAACTGACATGCGAAATGTCGTTGCAAAACTTTCTGAAGGCGAGATTAGCGAACCAAGAAAGTTAACTCTTGCTCAAAACCAATATGGATATCAAGTAATTTTATTGGAAAAGCGGATTCCTGAACATTTTCCCAATTTAGATCAAGATTTTGAGAAGTTAAGTCAAATCGCTTTGTTCAATAAAAAACAGAAGATTTATACAGATTGGATTGAACAATTAAAAAAACTAGTTTACTGGGAAGTTCGCATTTAA
- a CDS encoding 2-oxoacid:acceptor oxidoreductase subunit alpha, whose protein sequence is MKADSSGVLTGSHFIDGDHACAEGAIAAGCRFVAGYPITPSTEVVERIAERFPLVGGVFIQMEDEIASSIAIQGAVWGGEKAMTVTSGPGFSLMMEHIGLAAMTEVPCVFVDVQRAGPSTGLPTLPAQGDMMQARWGSHGDYGIIALCPNSPQECFDLTVKAFNLSEKFRVPVMMMLDECVGHMTERVVIPKAEDIEVYDRRYYEGPKHKYLAYEPNEDLVPSIVKAGDGYRIHVTGLTHDEKGYPVMTPKVHGKLVNRLVNKIKFNSKEIIEYESDQVDDAEGVIVSYGITSRTAIPAIEQARREGMRVGHLRLITAWPFPEEKIRELSTKIKAFVVPEINFGQMVLEVERCASGNVPTFNVPHAGGAVHNPKDIYNVIVKSVKGN, encoded by the coding sequence TTGAAAGCTGATTCATCCGGTGTTTTAACCGGTTCACATTTTATTGATGGCGATCATGCATGTGCAGAAGGTGCAATTGCTGCAGGTTGCCGATTCGTGGCGGGTTATCCCATCACTCCATCCACTGAAGTTGTTGAACGTATTGCCGAACGTTTTCCACTTGTTGGCGGTGTCTTTATTCAAATGGAAGATGAAATAGCTTCTTCGATTGCAATTCAAGGAGCCGTATGGGGAGGAGAAAAAGCAATGACAGTTACTTCTGGTCCTGGCTTCTCTCTCATGATGGAACACATCGGACTTGCTGCAATGACTGAAGTTCCATGCGTGTTTGTGGATGTTCAGCGTGCCGGTCCATCCACTGGGCTTCCGACACTTCCCGCACAAGGGGATATGATGCAAGCGCGCTGGGGATCGCACGGTGATTATGGAATAATTGCTCTTTGTCCCAACTCTCCTCAAGAGTGTTTTGACTTAACAGTTAAAGCATTTAATCTGTCTGAAAAATTCCGCGTTCCTGTTATGATGATGCTCGATGAATGCGTTGGTCACATGACTGAAAGAGTTGTTATTCCAAAAGCTGAAGACATAGAAGTTTATGATAGACGCTACTACGAAGGACCGAAGCATAAATATTTAGCTTATGAGCCGAATGAAGATCTCGTTCCGTCCATTGTCAAAGCAGGTGATGGTTATCGAATTCATGTTACTGGACTTACACATGACGAAAAAGGTTATCCAGTAATGACTCCCAAAGTTCACGGGAAGCTAGTCAATCGCTTAGTCAATAAAATTAAGTTTAATTCAAAAGAGATTATTGAATATGAATCCGACCAAGTTGATGATGCAGAAGGAGTGATTGTCAGTTATGGGATTACTTCCCGGACAGCGATTCCTGCGATCGAACAAGCACGGCGTGAAGGGATGAGAGTCGGACATCTTCGACTGATTACAGCATGGCCTTTTCCAGAAGAAAAAATCCGAGAGTTATCCACGAAGATTAAGGCATTTGTTGTGCCTGAAATTAATTTTGGTCAAATGGTTTTAGAAGTTGAAAGATGTGCATCTGGTAATGTGCCAACTTTCAATGTTCCGCATGCTGGTGGTGCGGTTCACAATCCAAAAGATATTTATAATGTAATTGTTAAATCAGTTAAGGGAAACTGA
- a CDS encoding 4Fe-4S dicluster domain-containing protein, whose protein sequence is MALTKEKKVIGSVVITAERCKGCAFCVEFCPTHALKLSEQYNSKGYHPPILISRELCNGCDICGLVCPDFAIYGFMKKKK, encoded by the coding sequence ATGGCTCTTACTAAAGAAAAAAAAGTAATCGGGTCGGTTGTAATCACTGCCGAGAGATGTAAAGGTTGTGCATTTTGTGTTGAGTTCTGTCCAACACATGCACTAAAGCTTTCCGAGCAGTATAATTCGAAAGGATATCATCCCCCCATCCTAATATCAAGAGAACTTTGTAATGGTTGTGACATCTGTGGACTTGTCTGCCCGGATTTCGCGATTTATGGTTTTATGAAAAAGAAGAAATAG
- a CDS encoding 2-oxoacid:ferredoxin oxidoreductase subunit beta, whose amino-acid sequence MSQEIFVDDVSIPVNPVESFLRTDRIPHIWCPGCGIGTTVNCFTRALETSGLDLDKVSIVSGIGCTGRVAGYLNLDSFHTTHGRAIPFATGLKLANPELKVVVYSGDGDLTAIGGNHFIHAARRNVDMTVILVNNFIYGMTGGQVAPTTPISATASTTPHGNFELPFNLPFLAESCGAVYVARWTSYHVRHLAKAMKEALQKRGFSFIEVISPCPTLYSRRNKLGDGLDMMVYYKEQSEIKNGADTRSLDLGFQSKIILGKFVDKDRPTYLDLMNEHYSKKFGDKYQWYGPKIKSEKEKQMEAEHV is encoded by the coding sequence ATGTCACAAGAAATTTTTGTTGATGATGTTTCTATTCCGGTCAATCCAGTTGAATCATTTTTACGCACAGATAGAATTCCTCACATTTGGTGTCCAGGCTGCGGTATCGGAACCACTGTAAATTGTTTCACTCGTGCACTTGAAACAAGCGGACTTGACCTCGATAAAGTCTCAATTGTATCAGGTATTGGATGCACAGGCAGAGTTGCAGGTTATTTGAATCTTGACTCGTTCCATACGACACATGGCAGAGCAATTCCTTTTGCCACAGGATTAAAATTAGCGAATCCGGAATTAAAAGTTGTTGTTTACAGCGGTGACGGAGATTTAACAGCCATAGGTGGGAATCACTTTATTCATGCTGCACGGAGAAATGTTGATATGACTGTAATCTTAGTAAACAATTTTATCTATGGAATGACTGGCGGTCAAGTAGCTCCAACCACACCGATTAGTGCTACTGCATCGACAACGCCACACGGAAATTTTGAGTTACCATTTAATCTTCCATTTTTGGCTGAGTCTTGCGGCGCGGTTTATGTTGCGCGATGGACATCGTATCATGTTCGGCATCTTGCCAAAGCAATGAAAGAAGCACTCCAAAAAAGAGGTTTTTCATTTATCGAAGTGATTTCTCCGTGTCCGACACTATACAGCCGCCGTAATAAACTAGGGGACGGACTCGATATGATGGTATATTATAAAGAACAAAGTGAGATAAAAAACGGTGCGGATACGAGATCACTTGATCTGGGTTTTCAAAGTAAAATCATTCTTGGAAAATTTGTCGACAAAGATCGGCCAACATATCTCGATTTGATGAATGAGCACTACTCCAAGAAATTTGGTGACAAGTATCAATGGTATGGTCCGAAGATAAAGAGCGAGAAAGAAAAGCAAATGGAGGCAGAACATGTCTAG
- a CDS encoding long-chain fatty acid--CoA ligase, with amino-acid sequence MASVEEFKTIAEMYDKLTKLNVNSERFVMMRKVDKKFSGIKFAEFREYIRNFANGLAALGIKRGDMVGIVAENRPEWAYSDLAILSLGAIDVPMYPSSTSATVEYILKDSSCKAVIVSNKLQLTKVLKIKENVKALKHIIIMNDKDSGDGILAMNEVMEKGKEYAASNPNFLDDEIAKAKPEDLCTLIYTSGTTGEPKGVMLTNNNFVTNIRAAKECISIGETDIFLSFLPLSHSFERMAGYYTALSSGGMICYAESIDTVAENMLEIKPTIMTSVPRLFERIHARVMKNVESSPPKKQKIFFWAIETGKKYHESRKKKKLSPILSAKYKLADKLVFKKIKARTGGRLRFFVSGGAALPQNIGEFFEALGIIIVEGYGLTESSPVITCNRLDDYKFGTVGKPIPGVEVKIAEDGEILARGPNIMMGYYNNKKATAETVDKDGWLHTGDIGEFDKHGFVRITDRKKHLFKTSGGKYIAPQPLENIFTRSKFIDQFVLIGDNKTFLSALITPDFEALREYADSHKIPYSQVEELTKLPEVYQIIEKDIATLQRNLANYERIRKFVILDKPFSIEGGELTPTLKVKRKLVEERYADLINGMYGN; translated from the coding sequence ATGGCCTCAGTAGAAGAATTCAAAACAATCGCCGAGATGTATGATAAGTTGACAAAACTTAACGTTAACTCTGAGCGGTTCGTTATGATGCGTAAGGTGGACAAGAAATTCTCTGGAATTAAATTCGCAGAATTCCGTGAGTATATAAGAAATTTTGCTAATGGTTTAGCAGCATTGGGAATTAAGCGTGGCGATATGGTTGGAATAGTAGCCGAGAATCGTCCAGAATGGGCTTATTCGGATCTGGCTATATTGTCCTTAGGAGCTATTGATGTTCCGATGTATCCATCATCGACGTCAGCCACTGTTGAATACATTCTAAAAGATTCTAGTTGCAAAGCGGTTATAGTTTCAAATAAACTACAGCTTACAAAAGTTCTAAAAATTAAAGAAAATGTAAAAGCCTTAAAGCATATAATAATCATGAACGATAAAGATTCCGGTGATGGTATCTTAGCAATGAACGAGGTCATGGAAAAAGGAAAAGAGTATGCTGCTTCGAATCCAAATTTCCTTGATGATGAGATAGCAAAAGCCAAACCAGAAGATTTGTGTACATTGATTTATACCTCAGGAACAACTGGCGAACCAAAAGGGGTTATGCTGACGAATAATAATTTTGTCACAAACATTCGAGCGGCAAAAGAATGTATTTCTATTGGCGAAACTGATATCTTCTTATCTTTTCTTCCTCTATCGCATTCATTTGAAAGAATGGCCGGATATTATACCGCGCTTTCCTCAGGTGGAATGATTTGCTATGCGGAAAGCATCGACACCGTTGCAGAAAATATGCTTGAAATCAAACCGACTATTATGACATCAGTTCCTCGATTGTTTGAGAGAATTCATGCAAGGGTTATGAAAAATGTAGAATCATCTCCTCCAAAAAAGCAAAAAATATTTTTCTGGGCTATCGAAACTGGTAAAAAATATCATGAGTCAAGAAAGAAGAAAAAGCTCTCTCCGATTTTATCCGCTAAGTATAAATTGGCGGATAAACTAGTATTTAAGAAAATTAAAGCGCGTACAGGTGGTCGATTGCGATTTTTTGTTAGCGGGGGTGCAGCTTTACCGCAGAACATTGGTGAGTTCTTTGAAGCTCTGGGAATAATCATTGTCGAAGGTTATGGACTCACCGAATCGAGTCCAGTCATTACTTGCAATCGATTAGATGATTATAAGTTTGGAACTGTGGGAAAACCAATTCCGGGTGTTGAAGTAAAAATTGCAGAGGATGGTGAAATACTTGCTCGCGGTCCGAATATCATGATGGGATATTACAATAATAAAAAAGCTACAGCTGAAACAGTTGATAAAGATGGATGGCTTCACACTGGAGATATCGGTGAATTTGACAAACATGGTTTTGTACGAATCACTGATAGGAAAAAACATTTATTCAAAACATCCGGAGGAAAATACATAGCACCGCAGCCTCTCGAGAATATTTTCACGAGGAGTAAATTTATTGATCAATTTGTCTTAATCGGCGATAATAAAACCTTCCTCTCTGCACTAATAACACCTGACTTCGAAGCTCTAAGGGAATATGCGGATTCACATAAAATTCCCTACAGTCAAGTTGAGGAATTGACAAAATTACCGGAGGTTTATCAGATTATAGAGAAAGATATTGCTACACTTCAGCGCAATCTTGCAAATTATGAGCGCATTAGAAAATTCGTAATTCTAGATAAACCCTTTAGCATCGAAGGAGGGGAATTAACACCGACCTTAAAAGTTAAGCGTAAATTAGTTGAGGAAAGGTACGCAGATTTAATTAACGGAATGTACGGAAACTAG
- a CDS encoding pyruvate ferredoxin oxidoreductase: MSRTEIKIGGMGGQGVILSGYILGRAASIFSDKHATMIQAFGPEARGSACSSQIIIDKDLIDYPYIIAPNIMVILSQEAYNKFVPELADGGILITDEELVNPTSLRKDIKHFSIPATRIAEDLGKKMVINIVIMGFFTSITKLLDVESMRQAVLASVPKGTEELNVKAFNAGFEYGENILNEKLQGTLA; encoded by the coding sequence ATGTCTAGAACTGAAATTAAAATTGGTGGAATGGGCGGACAGGGAGTGATCCTAAGTGGGTATATTCTTGGGAGAGCTGCATCAATTTTCAGTGATAAACACGCTACAATGATCCAAGCATTCGGTCCTGAAGCAAGAGGAAGTGCCTGCAGTTCTCAAATTATTATCGATAAAGACCTTATAGATTATCCATACATCATTGCACCAAACATAATGGTTATTCTTTCTCAGGAAGCTTATAATAAATTTGTTCCTGAATTGGCTGATGGGGGAATACTTATCACAGATGAGGAGTTGGTCAATCCAACCTCTTTAAGAAAAGATATAAAACATTTTTCAATACCCGCCACTCGTATTGCAGAAGATCTCGGTAAAAAGATGGTGATTAATATTGTTATTATGGGATTTTTTACTTCAATCACAAAACTTTTGGATGTTGAATCAATGCGTCAGGCTGTTCTCGCCTCAGTGCCGAAGGGAACTGAAGAATTGAATGTAAAAGCATTTAATGCAGGATTTGAGTATGGTGAAAATATCTTAAATGAAAAATTACAAGGTACACTGGCATAA
- a CDS encoding 30S ribosomal protein THX has translation MGKGDQRTKRGKISRGTSGNTRKKKKKHAAPKKEAADKN, from the coding sequence ATGGGAAAAGGAGATCAAAGAACTAAGAGAGGAAAAATTTCCAGAGGAACATCTGGAAATACTCGTAAGAAGAAAAAAAAGCACGCGGCTCCTAAAAAAGAAGCTGCTGATAAGAATTAA
- a CDS encoding MoxR family ATPase, whose amino-acid sequence MVKFKNDVEAVNELKNIIQKLKKEIGKVIVGQEETIDQLLIALLSRGHCLLIGVPGLAKTLLIKTLSEALDLSFNRIQFTPDLMPSDITGTEILELDKTSNQRVFKFVKGPVFANIILADEINRTPPKTQSALLEAMQERQVTIAGNKYQLSDPFFVLATQNPIEQEGTYPLPEAQLDRFMFNIWLDYPSIGEEILIVKNTTSQYEPKVEIVLSAEQIIYFQDLVRRVPVADNVIYYAVNLSNLTRPTDASTKFVRDSINWGAGPRASQFMILAAKASAVINGHFTPAIEDVKRVVLPILRHRIIPTFSAEAEGVTSVEIVNRIINEIKQ is encoded by the coding sequence ATGGTAAAATTCAAAAATGACGTTGAAGCAGTAAATGAGCTGAAGAACATCATACAGAAATTGAAGAAAGAGATTGGGAAAGTAATTGTAGGGCAGGAAGAAACAATTGATCAATTGTTAATAGCTCTCTTATCGAGAGGGCATTGCTTGCTTATCGGAGTGCCTGGTTTGGCAAAGACATTGTTAATAAAAACTCTTTCAGAAGCGTTGGATTTAAGTTTTAATCGAATTCAATTCACACCGGACTTGATGCCCAGTGATATAACCGGGACTGAGATATTAGAACTTGACAAAACTTCGAATCAAAGAGTTTTCAAATTCGTGAAAGGTCCGGTGTTTGCCAATATTATTTTAGCTGATGAGATCAACCGAACTCCGCCAAAAACTCAATCTGCACTTCTCGAAGCTATGCAGGAGCGGCAGGTAACAATTGCTGGAAATAAATATCAACTTAGCGATCCTTTCTTCGTTCTTGCAACACAAAATCCAATCGAACAAGAAGGAACTTATCCTCTGCCGGAAGCGCAGCTCGATCGATTCATGTTCAATATTTGGCTCGATTATCCTTCCATCGGAGAAGAGATACTGATAGTGAAAAACACAACAAGCCAATATGAACCGAAAGTTGAAATAGTCTTAAGCGCTGAACAAATAATTTATTTTCAAGATTTAGTTAGGCGGGTCCCAGTTGCAGATAATGTAATTTATTATGCGGTAAACTTATCGAACTTAACGCGTCCAACGGATGCGTCAACAAAATTTGTTAGAGACTCAATTAACTGGGGTGCAGGACCACGTGCATCTCAATTTATGATTCTTGCTGCAAAAGCCAGCGCGGTTATTAACGGGCACTTCACTCCAGCAATCGAAGATGTTAAACGGGTTGTTCTTCCAATCTTGCGTCACAGAATTATTCCGACTTTCAGTGCAGAAGCCGAGGGAGTAACATCAGTTGAGATTGTTAATAGAATAATTAATGAAATAAAACAATAA